The DNA sequence TACCTAAGAGTAAACAAAACTTTACTATTGGTATAAGACTTCCTTGGACTTTAGCTAGTGAAGAGAATTGGAATAAAACTCACCGCTTTGCTGGTTGGGTTTGGACAATAGGAAGTCTAATATTAATCATTACATCAATCATAGGCTTTTCTGCTTTAACTATTTTTATAGTAATTACTGCACTAATGAGCATTATCCCAATTGTCTATTCCTACATCTACTACCAAAAAGAAGAAGAGACTAAAGATAAGAGCTGACAAATGTGGAAGTAAAATTATGACAAATATGGAAGCTACACTCTAGAAACAAGCAAAATCCAAAGCAGACTCCTTTTTGGGAGATGAGAAGTTTTCTATTAAACCATAAGAGATTTTACTTTCTAATATTCGAAAGTTACTCAACTTATGGACCTACTTTCGAAAAAAGTTGGTAAATATAATATCGGAAGCAGGGACTCTTATCCTAATATTTCTCTCAGTCGTTTTGGGCGGTGTGTAGTAATTGAGAAAACTCCCTGATCAATCATCTGTTGCATCTCTGTTTCATCATCAACACTCCACACCGATATAGGAAGAAAGCGTTTTTGCGCGTAGCTTACCAGTAGTTCACTGCTCATTAAGTAGTCAATATTGATACCACAAGATTGTACTTCAATTGCTTGTTTGCAGAGGTTTTGGACAAAATTTAAATATTGATTTTCATCGGTGATAGATGGATCATAGTATGCATTTAAGAGCACTTGTGTACCAGTGAGTACTTTTCGTACTACCTCCACTTGATTGTAATCTAAGCCTGAAATAATAATTGAATCGGCCATATCAAAGTCATCAATCAATTTTTTGATTTGCAATATGCTGTTAATGTCCTTCAAATCGAGGTTCAAAACCAAGTGATAATCCCGAACCGTCTCTAGCACAGCTTCCAATGCAGTGAAAGTCTTACCGTTTTGCTTAGCAATCTTGATCACTTGTTCAAATGGATAATCCCCAATGATAAGTTTACCTTCTTTTACTGTACTTAAGAATGCGTCGTGGTGTAGCAAAGGCATTGCGTCCGAGGTGGATTGGATATCTAGTTCTATAATGTCTGCATTAGCCTTAACAGCTGCCATAACTGACGCTAGGCTGTTATGCTCACTACCCTCACTTCCGCTATGAGCAGTTACCAATGGTTTGTTTCCAACAAACATCTAATCCTCCTACTTCAAGTTCATTGAGAACCCTTCGGTCTGTTTTTTGTATACAACGTTGGAGAAAATCAGAATTGGCACTGAAGCAAAAAGCCCC is a window from the Bacteroidia bacterium genome containing:
- a CDS encoding glycerophosphodiester phosphodiesterase, whose amino-acid sequence is MFVGNKPLVTAHSGSEGSEHNSLASVMAAVKANADIIELDIQSTSDAMPLLHHDAFLSTVKEGKLIIGDYPFEQVIKIAKQNGKTFTALEAVLETVRDYHLVLNLDLKDINSILQIKKLIDDFDMADSIIISGLDYNQVEVVRKVLTGTQVLLNAYYDPSITDENQYLNFVQNLCKQAIEVQSCGINIDYLMSSELLVSYAQKRFLPISVWSVDDETEMQQMIDQGVFSITTHRPKRLREILG
- a CDS encoding SdpI family protein, whose product is PKSKQNFTIGIRLPWTLASEENWNKTHRFAGWVWTIGSLILIITSIIGFSALTIFIVITALMSIIPIVYSYIYYQKEEETKDKS